Part of the Pseudomonas sp. Leaf58 genome is shown below.
AGGGCCTGCATTGCCTGCCGGTGCTCGATGGCGACCGACTGGTGGGGGTGATTACCCAGACCGACCTGATCGCCGGCCTCAAGCGCCATCTGCTCAGCAACGCCGAGGCTTTAGATAACCGGGTCCCAGCGTTGTGACCAATCGCTGGCGCCGGCGGCCACTAGCCGGCGCAGGATGGCGAAGGCCTGTTGCAGGGCTTCGCTGTCGCGTTTGCGCGGGTACACCAGGAACGTCGGGTAGGTGAACTCCGGCGCTTGCGGTACCCGCTCGAACACCCCGCTGTCTAGATAAGCCTGCACCACCCGCGTGCGGAAGTAGCCGCTGCCACCCTGGTCGAGAATGAACTGCAGGGCTAGGGGGCCCAGGTTGAAGCTGAGCGCCGGGCGCGCGCAGTCGGGCAGGGCGGCGTCATGCTGGCGGCGGAAGGCTTCGCCCCAGTCGATGTAGATGTACGGGTCTGGCTGGCCGACCCGGCGTACGCGGATCAGCTTCTCCTCCATCAACTGCTCTACCTGCAGGCCTGGGCCGTAGGTCGGCTGGTAAACCAGCGCGGCATCCAGCAAACCCATCTCGACCTTGCGCAGCAGCGACTCGCCGTCGCTGACCTCGCTACGGATGGCGTGGCTAGGCAGCTCGCGGTGCAGGGCACTGACCCAGTCGAGCATCATCGGGTTGCCCAGGCTCACTTCGCCGCCCACGTGCAACACTTGTTGGCAGCCTTCGGGCAGCGGCAGGTCGCGGCGTGCGGCTTCCCAGGTTTGCACCAGTTGGTTGGCATAACTGACGAATGCCTCGCCATCGCTGGTCAGGCTGGCGCCGTTGCGGCTGCGCACGAACAACTGGCAACCCAGTTGCTGCTCCAGGCGCTGCACCCGTGCGGTAATCGCTGTCTGTGACACGAACAGGCGCTCGGCGGCGGCGACCAGGCTGCCGCAGCGCACGATTTCCAGAAAGGTTCGGGCCTGATCGATGTCCATGAGTTGCTCGGTGGCGGAAGGGGTGGCCTATTCTAGAGGCTTTGCACCGTTATGGGGCGCTTTTGCGTTGTCTGCAAATTTGCAGGTCGGTTGTGACTTTAGTCCCATGGCGGCGCGGGAGTAGCGGTCCATACTCAAGGTTCGCCCTTCAATAACAACAAGTACCGGGTTTTCCTAGATATGAGCTACCAGCACAGCTACGCCCATTCCATTTCCGACCCTGCCGCTTTCTGGGCGGAACAGGCCGCGCACCTGGCCTGGCACCGCAAACCTGCCCTTACCCTGCAAGACAACGCCGACGGCACCCACCGCTGGTTCGCCGACGGCCGCCTGAACAGCAGCTACCTGGCCCTTGATCATCAAATCGAGCTGGGCCGTGGCGAGCAGTTGGCGCTGATCTACGATTCGCCGGTGACCGGCGTGCAGCAGGCCTTCACCTATAACCAGCTGCGTGACGAGGTGGCGCGCCTGGCGGGCTTGTTGCGCCAGCTGGGGGTGAACAAGGGCGATGGCGTGATCATTTACATGCCTATGGTGCCGCAAGCGGCCATGGCCATGCTGGCCTGTGCGCGGATTGGTGCGGTGCACTCGGTGGTGTTCGGCGGCTTTGCCGCCAACGAACTGGCGTTGCGCATCGACGATGCCCGGCCGACGCTGCTGCTGACGGCGTCCTGCGGGCTTGAGTTCGACCGGGTGATCGAATACAAGCCGCTGGTCGACCGCGCCCTGCAACTGGCCCGGCACCAGCCGCGCAACGTGCTGGTGCTGCAACGGCCGCAGGCGCGTGCCAACCTGCAAGCGGGCCGCGACCTGGACTGGCAGGCAGCACTGGCCAGCGCCGAACCGGTGGCCCCGGTGGAGCTGGATGCAGGCGACCCGCTGTACATCATGTACACCTCAGGCACCACCGGCAAACCCAAGGGCATCGTGCGGGAAAACGGCGGCAATGCCGTGGCGCTGTGTTATGCCATGCGCCACATCTACGGCATGCAGGCGGGCGATGTGTGGTGGGGCATATCCGACGTGGGCTGGGTGGTCGGCCATTCGCTGATCGTCTACGGGCCGCTGATGAGCGGCTGCACCACGGTGTTCTACGAAGGCAAGCCGATCCGCACCCCGGACGCCTCGGCCTACTGGCGGGTGGTGGAGCAGTACCGGGTCAACGCCCTGTTCTGTGCGCCTACCGCCATGCGCGCCATTCGCAAGGAAGACCCGGAGGGTGAACTGATCCGCAAGCACGACCTGAGTTCGCTGCGCCAGCTGTTTCTGGCTGGGGAGAAGCTCGATTCCAGCACCCACGAATGGCTGGAGCGGGTCAGTGGCAAGCCGGTGCATGACCACTGGTGGCAGACCGAGACGGGCTGGCCGGTTACCGCGCCCTGCGTCGGGCTGGAAGGCAGTGCGGCCAAGCCGGGTTCAAGCAACCGTGCTGTGCCGGGCTACCATGTGCGTGTGCTGGACGACGAGGGCCACTTGCTGGGGCCTAACCACCAGGGTTCGATCGTTATCGCCCTGCCATTGCCGCCTGGCTGCAGCCAGACGCTGTGGGGCGACCACGAGCGTTACTTGCAGGCTTACCTGCGCACTTACCCCGGGTATTACCACACCGGCGATGGTGGCTACTTGGATGATGACGGCTTCGTCTACATCATGGGGCGTACGGATGACGTGATCAACGTGTCCGGGCACCGGTTGTCCACCGGCGAGATGGAAGACTTGGTGGCGCGCCACCCGGCAGTGGCCGAGTGCGCGGTGATTGGCGTGCATGACGAGATCAAGGGGCAGGTGCCGCTGGCGCTGGTGGTGCTCAAGGACGGCGAGGGCATTGCCGAGGCGCAGTTGCTGGTGGACTTGGTGGGCAGTGTGCGTGAGGAGATCGGCGCGCTGGCCTGCTTCAACCGGGTGCGCTTGGTGAAGCGGTTGCCCAAGACCCGCTCGGGGAAAATCTTGCGCGCGGTGCTGCGCAAGATTGCCGACGGGCAGGCCTATGTGCCGCCGTCGACCCTGGATGACCCGGCAGTGCTGGGGGAGATCGAGGCGGTGCTGGCGGATTTGCCCAGGGCGGGTTGATGGGTTGACCTTGCCGGCCCTTTCGCGGGTAACCCTGCTCCTACAGGTCCACCAACAGCCCTGTGTTGTACCTGTAGGAGCGGGTTTACCCGCGAAGAGGTCGGTCCAGGCAACACAGTACTAGGGGGCTACCTGATGCAGCTGCCCCAACCGGCTGCGTGTGCGCATCAGGTCGGCAAGCGGCCCGCCCAGGCTGTCTTGCAGCGGCCGCTTGCCAATCACCACTACCTGGCGATCCTGGTCATATAGCACGTCCACCAAGTTGACGAAGCGCTGCTGAGCCGCCAGCGAGCATTCCGCCAGATCATCCAGCCCATCGATGAACCATTCATCGTATTGCCCGGCCAGCACCAGGTAGTCGATGACTGCCGTGGCTTTCTCGCACAGGTCGTCAAAGGCCAGCATCAGCCGTCGGCCATCGGTGGCTAGCGCGCGTAGCGGGCGTTTGTTCACTTCGAGCATTACCGGCTGCGGGGCCGGTACCCTCAGCGCTTGGCGCTGCGCCGCATTGCCCGGCCATACATAGTGACCTTGGGTAAAACGCTGATGCTCGCGGTTGGCCGGCAGACTGCGAAAATCGGTGTCGCCACCCACTTCGAGCACTGCCATCGAGCTGTTGATCAGACGAATCACCGGCAGGAAGCGTTCGTGGTACAGCGGGTTGGGCAACAGCCCGTCGGGCGCGTAGTTGGAGGTCACCAGCAAAAATACGCCACGTGCGAACAGGGCGTTGAACAGGCGGGTGAGCAGCATGGCATCGCCAATGTCGTGCACATGGAACTCATCGAAGCACAATACCCGGCAGTCGCCCACCAGCTCGTCGAGGGTCGCGCCCAATGAGTCGTCCAGCGCCCGGTGGCGGTGCATGCCCTGATGCAGGCGGGCAAAGAAGTCATGGAAGTGCAGGCGCCGCTTGGCTTCCA
Proteins encoded:
- a CDS encoding LysR family transcriptional regulator, with product MDIDQARTFLEIVRCGSLVAAAERLFVSQTAITARVQRLEQQLGCQLFVRSRNGASLTSDGEAFVSYANQLVQTWEAARRDLPLPEGCQQVLHVGGEVSLGNPMMLDWVSALHRELPSHAIRSEVSDGESLLRKVEMGLLDAALVYQPTYGPGLQVEQLMEEKLIRVRRVGQPDPYIYIDWGEAFRRQHDAALPDCARPALSFNLGPLALQFILDQGGSGYFRTRVVQAYLDSGVFERVPQAPEFTYPTFLVYPRKRDSEALQQAFAILRRLVAAGASDWSQRWDPVI
- a CDS encoding propionyl-CoA synthetase; this translates as MSYQHSYAHSISDPAAFWAEQAAHLAWHRKPALTLQDNADGTHRWFADGRLNSSYLALDHQIELGRGEQLALIYDSPVTGVQQAFTYNQLRDEVARLAGLLRQLGVNKGDGVIIYMPMVPQAAMAMLACARIGAVHSVVFGGFAANELALRIDDARPTLLLTASCGLEFDRVIEYKPLVDRALQLARHQPRNVLVLQRPQARANLQAGRDLDWQAALASAEPVAPVELDAGDPLYIMYTSGTTGKPKGIVRENGGNAVALCYAMRHIYGMQAGDVWWGISDVGWVVGHSLIVYGPLMSGCTTVFYEGKPIRTPDASAYWRVVEQYRVNALFCAPTAMRAIRKEDPEGELIRKHDLSSLRQLFLAGEKLDSSTHEWLERVSGKPVHDHWWQTETGWPVTAPCVGLEGSAAKPGSSNRAVPGYHVRVLDDEGHLLGPNHQGSIVIALPLPPGCSQTLWGDHERYLQAYLRTYPGYYHTGDGGYLDDDGFVYIMGRTDDVINVSGHRLSTGEMEDLVARHPAVAECAVIGVHDEIKGQVPLALVVLKDGEGIAEAQLLVDLVGSVREEIGALACFNRVRLVKRLPKTRSGKILRAVLRKIADGQAYVPPSTLDDPAVLGEIEAVLADLPRAG
- the zapE gene encoding cell division protein ZapE, translating into MPAWIPTPLRQLGQRLRGTAANQSELLGWFEDKAHSRGYQLSDGQRRVIHCMAEQLAQLEQGQPRSLYLYGSVGRGKSWLLDGFFQAVPVEAKRRLHFHDFFARLHQGMHRHRALDDSLGATLDELVGDCRVLCFDEFHVHDIGDAMLLTRLFNALFARGVFLLVTSNYAPDGLLPNPLYHERFLPVIRLINSSMAVLEVGGDTDFRSLPANREHQRFTQGHYVWPGNAAQRQALRVPAPQPVMLEVNKRPLRALATDGRRLMLAFDDLCEKATAVIDYLVLAGQYDEWFIDGLDDLAECSLAAQQRFVNLVDVLYDQDRQVVVIGKRPLQDSLGGPLADLMRTRSRLGQLHQVAP